The nucleotide sequence GTGTCATTAATGGAATAACCGATGATCGTTAGAACCGCAGCGATAAAGGTAATATCTACTTCAAGGCGTATTAGACTGAAAACAGCTACGATGAAAAAGGCATCGTACAGCAAGGAAATAATCGCTCCGAGCGCCATGTAAATTTCAAAGCGGATCGTCACGTACAAAATAATCCCAACAGAAGCAATAACAAGAGCTTTGACCGCATTTTTCGCAAGCTCTTTTCCAATGATTGGCGAAACTGTACTGATATTTGGCTCACTGCCATACTTTTTAGCGAAGTGTGCTTTTACATCCGCTACTTTATCTTGAGAGAAAGACTCTTTAAAACGGGCAACCCCCACGTTTTTCTTTTCTCCCGAAAGAACGATATCGTCCGTAGAAAGTCCAACTTCTTTTAATTCATTTTTCACCACTTCTTCAGTTAATGGCTTGTTTGACATAATTTCCATGCGCGTTCCGCTTGAAAAGTCAATTCCAAGGTTCAAACGGAAGAACACCAGGACAATGATGCCTGCTACAAGAACGATTGCTGAAAAAGCGAAAAATTTATTATGATGCTTCACAAAATCAAGCTTGTCAAAGCGTGTCGGTAAATCGATCGTATCATAGTTCTCGCTAATGTCTTTAATATCTTTTTTCCTAACACCAAACCAGCCTGGTTTGTCCTTTAGCCAGTTGCTTTGAACAAACAAGCTGAGCAGCAAGCGAGACCCCCAAATGGCCGTAATAAAACTCACGAGGATGCTGACAATAAGCGTCGTCGCAAACCCTTTAACCGAGCTTGTTCCGAAGTAAAATAGAACGGCCCCGGCCAAAATAGTCGTTAAGTTTGCATCAAGAATCGTTAGGAAGGAACTTTTATTCCCTTCTTTAAAAGCGGCCCTGATCGAGCGGCCTACTTTAATTTCTTCTCTGATCCGTTCATACGTAATGATGTTGGCATCAACCGCCATCCCAACACCGAGAATTAAAGCGGCAATACCAGGAAGCGTTAAGACAACATTCATCCAGTCAAAAACTAGTAAAATTAAATAGATATAGACTGAAAGAGTAACTGTCGCAATGAATCCCGGCAACCGGTAATAGAAAAGCATAAATAAATAGATAATAGAGATGCCGATAATCCCGGCGAGGACCATTTCATTCAGTGCTTTTTCCCCAAATTGCGCTCCAACGGAAGTGGAATACACTTCATCCAATTTCACTGGCAAAGCCCCTGCATTTAATAGGGAAGCAAGATTTTGTGCTTCTTCAACTGTAAAATTTCCTTCAATTGTCACTTCATTCGTATCAAATACTTGGCTAACATTTGGCGCAGATAGGAATCCTGGATTTTTCTGCTGAACTTCTTTTCGGAAAGAGTCTTTTCCTTCTTCAAAATCAAGCCAAATAACAAGCTGATTGTTTGGCGCCATCTTAAGAACGTGCTCTGTCACTTCTTTAAACTTCTTGCTGCTTTTCAATTTTAATGCAACGTTTGGCGCTCCTTGCTGTGTGAACGATTGCTTCGCTCCGCCTTCTGCAAGGTCACTCCCGTCCATCATAAGCTTATCGTTGGCATCGCGGAAAGACAGATTTGCTTGCGTAGAAAGCATTTTCCGTGCTTCTGTTTGGTCTTCTACACCCGCGAGCTGAACACGGATACGATTGCCTTCTTCAATCTGAATAATCGGCTCACTTACGCCGAGAGCATTCACCCGCTTATCCAGGGCATCGGCTGTATTTTTCACGACTTCTTGTGTAATCTTCTGGCCCGGTTTTGCTGGTTCGACCTCATACAGCACTTCAAACCCGCCTTGAAGGTCAAGCCCAAGTTTTATATTGTTGACAATGTCCTTTGTCGTGAGCCCGATTGCACTTGCAAGCAGCAGCACAATAAGAAAAAAGGCCACAATCCGGCTGCGTTTTACCATTGTACAATTTCCTCCTTAATTCAAATCATCTGCAACAAATGAATAAAATGATTTCCAATATGATGAAAAAAATTCTGGTAAAAGGATACCAGAATTCCTTAACAAAACTATTATGAAGTAGAAAATAACTGCTGTCAATTTTACTTAACTTTTTTCGTCCCAAGCAGTTCCCGCAGTTCTTCCTCATTGATTTCCTCAAACCAATTCGTCGAGCGATAGGCTTCAACGGTTGCATAATTCATATAATCCCCCGGCATCATGGATAGGATATCAGCGACGAGTTCATATACGTGTACATCCTCTTCAGGCTTTCGCCATTTTTTCATCGTTAAATACTTCCACAAAGAAGGAATGTCAATGGTTCCGTAATTCAACAGCCGAAATTCCTCAACCTTGCTTTTTAACGCCGGCAATAAATATTGAAAATACTTGTCATATGGATGTATTTCCCCCATCCTTCTCCTCCCCTTTTGTTTAGAAGAATCAATGAACTTGTCATGCTTGCCCGACTAGATGGCATATATATCATTGTAAAGCAATTCATCTATTTTGAGAAGGCAGGGAGACAGATGTCAAAGTTTTTAAAGGGGACACTCGTTTTAATGGCAGCTATGTTCATCACAAAAATACTCGGCTTTGTCAATCGCATTGTAATCGCCCGTCTGATCGGCGAGGAAGGTGTCGGCTTATACATGATGGTATTCCCATCATTTATTCTTGTAGTCACACTCACACAGATGGGGCTCCCTGTAGCCATCTCCAGAAGTATTGCCGCCGCAGAAGCAAGGGGCGACATAGCAAAAATGAAAAGGATTTTAGCTGTATCGCTATCTATTACGCTGTCACTATCGTTACTTTTTACACCTGCACTTTTGCTGCTCGCTCCTTATTTGTCAGAAGTGTTATTTACCGATCCGCGCACCTACTATCCTTTAATCGCCATTACGCCAGCTATTCCGATTATTGCGGTTTCCTCCGTGCTACGTGGATATTTCCAAGGTAGACAAAATATGAAGCCGGCTGCTTATTCTCAAATATTGGAGCAGATTGTCCGAATTGGTCTGATTGCTTTATTTACAAAGGAAATGCTCCCTTATGGAATGGAATTCGCTGCTGCCGGAGCAATGGCTGCCGCTGCCTGTGGAGAACTTGTTTCATTGCTTTATTTATTACTAATGTTCCGATTTAATAAAAACTTTCTGCTTCGGCGTCGCTTCTTCCGGGCTATTCGCACTGGAAAAGAAACAGTAAAAGAACTATTCGAGGTCGCCATTCCTACAACTGGCAGCCGGATGATCGGTTCTCTCTCGTGGTTTTTTGAACCGATCGTCGTCACTCAAAGTTTAGCTATCGCTGGTGTAACAGCCATCGCGGCTACCAAACAATATGGCGTGTTAACCGGATATGCACTCCCGGTTATGTTCTTGCCATCATTCGTTACCCTAGCCTTGTCCACGTCTCTCGTTCCTGCTGTCAGCGAGGCGTACGCTAAGAAACAACATCAGCTGCTGGAGCACCGCGTCCAGGAAGCCTTGCGCTTTTGCCTTGTGACAGGCGGGCTGTCTGTGCTGCTTTTGTTCTTATATGCTGAACCGCTCATGCAATTTATGTATCATTCATCCAATGGTGCCCGCTTTATTGAGTTAATGGCTCCTTTTTTCTTATTTTATTATTATCAAGGCCCTCTCCAGGCTGTTTTGCAAGCGTTGAACTTGGCCAATGCAGCAATGATTAACAGCCTAATTGGCGCCGCTGTAAAGTTAGCTGTTATCTTTATTTTTGCTTCACAACCGCAATTTGGCATCTATGGCGCTGCGCTTGGCATGGCTGCAAGCATTTTACTCGTTACTCTGCTGCATTTGGCGACTGTCTTTAAAAAAATTTCTCTTACCGTAAACATTCACCAGTACATTAAATTTTCTCTCGTTCTGGCTGCTTCTTTCTTTATTAGCCGTTCCTTAAACGATCTATGGTTGGATAAGCTTAGTTCTTTCACTTACCTAGCTGCCGGGGCAGCACTAACCATTCTTTGCTACTTTGTTTTTTCCGTTATGCTCGGTCTTGTGACTAAACAAGATTTATCGCGGCTTCCTTTTGTAAAAAAATAAATCGGCTTTTATACTCCCATCTTGTCAATATAAAACGTGCCATCATGGAAGCTACAAAACGAAATGCCTTTAATATCTTTGTAGCCTCTTTTCTTTAATTCACGCATGAGCCATTGCTCTGTTTTGCCGATCATTCGCAAATGTTCATGATGGACTTCGCCATCCAGCACAATCGGCAATGTGAATGAGCCCTCTTTTTTCTTATTCTCTTTCTTGAGAATTGACAGGGTGCCGGATGTTTCCAATATAGCGAATTCGATATCATCAATATGGCGAATATCTTTATCACGCAGTTGAAGAAGTAAATCATCATAATTATAGCGATGTCTTCTCATCGCCTTTTCATCAATCTTTCCGTGTTTAATAACAATCTCTGGTTTGCCGTCGATAAACTCTCTGAACTTTACATTTTTTAAAGAGATATACGCAAGGCTGATTTGAATAATAACGAGAAGAGCGATGGGCACAAGTGTGTGCATTAACGGATCATTCGGCTGCTCAATGGCAATGACAGCCATTTCACCAATCATAATGAATACAACGAGATCCAGGATACTCAGCTCACCAATCTCTCTTCGGCCCATCATCCGGAATACAAATAAAATAACAACATATAGAAATATGACTCGAAAAATGATTGTCCAGTAAACCATGGAACTCTCCTTTATATCTGTTAATGTTACCTCTTAGTGTGAGCCTAAGTGAAAAAAACATGAAATACAAACAATGGAAAGTAAGGAGGACTTTAATGTGAAGCCTTTCAGTTATGGAATTATGTATGGAACGATCGTAATTTTTGTATTTGCTGCGGTGTGTAGCCTTGTCTTTTCTCTTATTTTACGGTTCAGCACGTTGAATGAATCATCCTTGCATCTCTCGATTACAATCACCTCATTTTTTGTGCTTTTTATCGGGGGATTTATTTCAGGAAAGCTCTCTGGCCAAAAGGGCTGGCTCTCAGGAGGAGCCGCTGGGCTCTTATACAGTTTAGTTATGATTCTTTACCAGTATTTAGGTCATGATTCCGTCTTCGGATGGGAGCAGCTCGTCTATCATCTCTG is from Bacillus sp. PK3_68 and encodes:
- the secDF gene encoding protein translocase subunit SecDF, whose protein sequence is MVKRSRIVAFFLIVLLLASAIGLTTKDIVNNIKLGLDLQGGFEVLYEVEPAKPGQKITQEVVKNTADALDKRVNALGVSEPIIQIEEGNRIRVQLAGVEDQTEARKMLSTQANLSFRDANDKLMMDGSDLAEGGAKQSFTQQGAPNVALKLKSSKKFKEVTEHVLKMAPNNQLVIWLDFEEGKDSFRKEVQQKNPGFLSAPNVSQVFDTNEVTIEGNFTVEEAQNLASLLNAGALPVKLDEVYSTSVGAQFGEKALNEMVLAGIIGISIIYLFMLFYYRLPGFIATVTLSVYIYLILLVFDWMNVVLTLPGIAALILGVGMAVDANIITYERIREEIKVGRSIRAAFKEGNKSSFLTILDANLTTILAGAVLFYFGTSSVKGFATTLIVSILVSFITAIWGSRLLLSLFVQSNWLKDKPGWFGVRKKDIKDISENYDTIDLPTRFDKLDFVKHHNKFFAFSAIVLVAGIIVLVFFRLNLGIDFSSGTRMEIMSNKPLTEEVVKNELKEVGLSTDDIVLSGEKKNVGVARFKESFSQDKVADVKAHFAKKYGSEPNISTVSPIIGKELAKNAVKALVIASVGIILYVTIRFEIYMALGAIISLLYDAFFIVAVFSLIRLEVDITFIAAVLTIIGYSINDTIVTFDRMRENMAKRRKIKTEQELEDIVNVSLRQTFTRSVNTVLTVVIAVVALLLFGSESIRNFSIALLVGLISGVYSSLFIAAQLWLIWKKKELKKKGSIITYKEKKQWSDEPQV
- a CDS encoding post-transcriptional regulator, with protein sequence MGEIHPYDKYFQYLLPALKSKVEEFRLLNYGTIDIPSLWKYLTMKKWRKPEEDVHVYELVADILSMMPGDYMNYATVEAYRSTNWFEEINEEELRELLGTKKVK
- the spoVB gene encoding stage V sporulation protein B; this translates as MSKFLKGTLVLMAAMFITKILGFVNRIVIARLIGEEGVGLYMMVFPSFILVVTLTQMGLPVAISRSIAAAEARGDIAKMKRILAVSLSITLSLSLLFTPALLLLAPYLSEVLFTDPRTYYPLIAITPAIPIIAVSSVLRGYFQGRQNMKPAAYSQILEQIVRIGLIALFTKEMLPYGMEFAAAGAMAAAACGELVSLLYLLLMFRFNKNFLLRRRFFRAIRTGKETVKELFEVAIPTTGSRMIGSLSWFFEPIVVTQSLAIAGVTAIAATKQYGVLTGYALPVMFLPSFVTLALSTSLVPAVSEAYAKKQHQLLEHRVQEALRFCLVTGGLSVLLLFLYAEPLMQFMYHSSNGARFIELMAPFFLFYYYQGPLQAVLQALNLANAAMINSLIGAAVKLAVIFIFASQPQFGIYGAALGMAASILLVTLLHLATVFKKISLTVNIHQYIKFSLVLAASFFISRSLNDLWLDKLSSFTYLAAGAALTILCYFVFSVMLGLVTKQDLSRLPFVKK
- a CDS encoding DUF421 domain-containing protein, with the protein product MVYWTIIFRVIFLYVVILFVFRMMGRREIGELSILDLVVFIMIGEMAVIAIEQPNDPLMHTLVPIALLVIIQISLAYISLKNVKFREFIDGKPEIVIKHGKIDEKAMRRHRYNYDDLLLQLRDKDIRHIDDIEFAILETSGTLSILKKENKKKEGSFTLPIVLDGEVHHEHLRMIGKTEQWLMRELKKRGYKDIKGISFCSFHDGTFYIDKMGV
- a CDS encoding TIGR04086 family membrane protein, giving the protein MKPFSYGIMYGTIVIFVFAAVCSLVFSLILRFSTLNESSLHLSITITSFFVLFIGGFISGKLSGQKGWLSGGAAGLLYSLVMILYQYLGHDSVFGWEQLVYHLCFIVTAMMGGVLGVNMSSKK